Proteins from a single region of Sporosarcina sp. P33:
- a CDS encoding rhomboid family intramembrane serine protease: MFIRTENFSQYVRAYPVVTFLLALNIGIFIYTLIPGIGDRLFLFGLGDNFLIANGEYWRLVTPMFLHGGFMHLLFNMFSLFVFGPELEKIAGKARFITIYMLAGLFGDIATYFLQPPAYAHVGASGAIFGVFGAFGALVYYTKHAFPQLRQVILPIIVISIVMTFVGTNINVTAHIAGLITGFLIGLSFFNPKRIVSWRKR; the protein is encoded by the coding sequence ATGTTTATACGAACAGAAAATTTTTCACAGTATGTCCGCGCTTACCCTGTTGTAACATTTTTACTGGCACTGAATATTGGAATCTTCATCTATACATTGATTCCGGGTATTGGCGATCGGCTCTTTTTATTCGGTTTAGGTGATAACTTCCTCATTGCGAACGGTGAGTATTGGCGTTTAGTCACTCCAATGTTTTTACACGGCGGTTTTATGCATTTACTGTTCAATATGTTCTCACTGTTTGTTTTCGGTCCTGAACTGGAAAAAATCGCAGGAAAAGCACGCTTTATTACGATTTACATGTTAGCCGGATTATTCGGCGATATTGCAACGTACTTCCTGCAGCCTCCAGCTTACGCGCATGTTGGAGCAAGCGGTGCAATTTTCGGCGTGTTTGGTGCGTTCGGCGCATTGGTCTATTATACGAAGCATGCGTTCCCGCAGCTGAGACAGGTGATTCTGCCAATCATCGTCATCAGCATCGTGATGACGTTCGTCGGCACCAATATCAACGTGACGGCACATATCGCAGGACTGATCACCGGCTTTTTAATCGGGCTCAGCTTCTTCAATCCCAAGCGTATTGTGAGCTGGCGAAAAAGATAG
- a CDS encoding PH domain-containing protein — MSEQRYKLHWISAVVETAKALKEMIGPFVILVVVNGFKGEGRAPWYAEYWSLLLFGVLILSILISGVVKWRRFDYWFEDHELRIVSGLFVRKKRYIPFDRIQSLDYTEGIFHRPFQLVKVKIETAGSSSGKDAEAELTAITKEAAQQIEQEIQKAKKIRMIGPMPVRSDQNDWQLIRDTEELPAGTQPAPVIFSMTTGDLLMLATTSGGIGVILSGAFVFLSQIEELIPFEWLFGELESFIRFGVLVITIMVLLGFAVVWLLSVVMTFLANYDFKVMREKDDLVITRGLLERKRVTVPLKRVQNITIAENPLRQLFGYGAVVINSAGGVGEGSRIKLFPLAKRNRIIEPLQELFPTIDFSEPAESIGRRGKHFYYRFKLFLTLIPIAIVSYHFFPYGLLALLLLPLVWLHGVWQYKTAAYTILPKQLTMRFRIISRQTVFTEKTRIQSMEMDQNYFHRRKHVATITANVKSGMTVDAPAIRHMPQEEAEKFLAWYEYHPENAEFQTEPDS, encoded by the coding sequence ATGTCTGAACAACGGTATAAACTTCATTGGATATCGGCCGTCGTGGAAACAGCGAAAGCGCTGAAAGAGATGATCGGCCCATTTGTCATTTTAGTCGTGGTAAACGGATTTAAAGGGGAAGGCAGGGCGCCTTGGTATGCCGAGTACTGGTCATTACTCTTATTCGGTGTGCTGATTTTGTCCATCTTGATTTCAGGCGTAGTAAAGTGGCGCCGCTTCGATTATTGGTTTGAAGATCATGAGCTGCGCATAGTATCGGGATTGTTTGTGCGGAAAAAGCGTTATATTCCCTTCGACCGTATTCAAAGCCTTGACTATACGGAAGGAATCTTTCACCGTCCGTTTCAGTTGGTGAAAGTGAAAATCGAAACAGCAGGTTCGTCTTCAGGCAAAGATGCGGAAGCAGAATTGACCGCGATTACGAAAGAGGCAGCGCAGCAGATTGAACAGGAAATTCAGAAGGCAAAGAAAATACGAATGATTGGACCGATGCCTGTAAGGTCTGATCAGAATGATTGGCAGCTGATCAGAGATACGGAGGAACTGCCTGCTGGTACGCAGCCGGCACCCGTCATTTTTTCTATGACGACAGGCGACTTGCTGATGCTTGCGACCACTTCAGGCGGAATTGGCGTTATTTTATCAGGAGCGTTTGTATTTTTGTCTCAAATTGAAGAACTTATTCCATTTGAATGGCTGTTTGGAGAATTGGAATCGTTTATCCGTTTTGGCGTCCTCGTCATAACGATTATGGTATTACTGGGATTCGCGGTTGTCTGGCTGCTTTCAGTTGTCATGACGTTCCTTGCAAATTATGATTTTAAAGTGATGCGCGAGAAAGATGATTTGGTCATTACACGCGGATTGCTTGAGAGGAAAAGGGTTACCGTTCCATTAAAACGTGTGCAAAATATTACGATTGCCGAAAATCCGCTCCGGCAGCTCTTCGGATACGGCGCTGTCGTTATAAACAGTGCCGGCGGAGTGGGGGAAGGTTCCCGCATTAAACTGTTTCCATTGGCGAAGCGAAACAGAATCATTGAACCGCTGCAGGAGCTGTTTCCAACTATCGATTTCAGTGAGCCGGCAGAGAGCATTGGCCGGCGAGGAAAACATTTTTATTACCGCTTTAAACTGTTTCTGACATTGATTCCGATAGCGATTGTTTCGTACCACTTTTTCCCGTACGGCCTGCTCGCTTTGTTGCTGCTTCCGTTAGTCTGGCTGCACGGCGTCTGGCAGTATAAAACCGCTGCGTATACGATCTTGCCGAAGCAGCTGACTATGCGCTTCCGCATAATCAGCCGGCAGACTGTATTTACCGAAAAGACCCGAATACAATCGATGGAGATGGACCAAAACTATTTCCACCGAAGAAAACATGTTGCGACAATCACGGCGAATGTCAAATCGGGTATGACTGTCGATGCGCCGGCGATTCGGCATATGCCGCAGGAGGAAGCAGAGAAGTTCCTGGCCTGGTATGAGTACCACCCGGAAAATGCAGAATTCCAAACGGAGCCGGACAGCTGA
- a CDS encoding PH domain-containing protein — MRQQPANQISRKGLTVWRLYGIIQSLIILAVAAGLGFLSYFFEWPVWIMIAVAIVVLFFFFFSIYLFPKIRWERWRYEVREAEIELQHGLFIVNRTLIPMVRVQHVDTAEGPILRKYGLASITISTAATNHLIPALVTEEADELRNRISTFARVAKDDV; from the coding sequence GTGAGACAGCAACCTGCAAACCAGATTTCCAGAAAAGGATTAACCGTGTGGAGATTATATGGGATTATACAAAGTTTGATCATTCTGGCCGTGGCAGCCGGTCTGGGCTTTCTCTCATACTTCTTTGAATGGCCGGTCTGGATCATGATTGCCGTTGCAATTGTTGTACTTTTCTTTTTCTTTTTTTCTATTTATTTATTCCCGAAAATTCGTTGGGAGCGCTGGCGTTATGAAGTGCGCGAAGCGGAGATTGAGTTGCAGCACGGATTATTCATCGTGAATCGCACGCTTATTCCAATGGTGCGTGTCCAGCATGTCGATACGGCGGAAGGCCCTATCCTGCGTAAATATGGTTTGGCATCTATCACCATTTCCACCGCCGCGACCAATCATTTGATTCCTGCATTGGTGACGGAAGAAGCAGATGAACTGCGCAATCGCATTTCCACGTTTGCAAGGGTGGCGAAAGATGATGTCTGA
- a CDS encoding carboxylesterase yields MTTGVLIVHGFTGGPFEVAPLRLFLRENTNWKVVVPVLPGHELGRGMQKGSAKSWMMAAELELQRLRKEVDEVIVIGFSMGGLIAMYLSLRYPIKKLVLLSAAAKYISPRILLEDVGVMIKSSMRKNYPPDSFYHLYSYKLANTPVRAAVEFLRIVRMVRPYHRKVTTPVCIVQGKQDGIVPAVTADTLYEQIGSQEKHLIYSEHGKHHICYSDDRHVWFSEVLQFLTED; encoded by the coding sequence GTGACTACAGGTGTCCTGATTGTTCATGGATTCACGGGCGGACCTTTTGAAGTTGCGCCGCTCAGACTGTTCTTGCGCGAAAACACCAATTGGAAAGTTGTTGTGCCTGTCCTGCCCGGGCACGAACTCGGGCGGGGTATGCAGAAAGGATCGGCGAAATCCTGGATGATGGCGGCGGAACTGGAATTGCAGCGTCTGCGGAAAGAAGTGGACGAGGTCATTGTCATCGGTTTTTCAATGGGCGGTCTGATTGCTATGTATTTGTCGCTGCGCTATCCAATCAAAAAACTCGTTCTGCTGAGTGCAGCGGCGAAGTATATCAGCCCGAGGATTTTATTGGAAGACGTTGGTGTCATGATAAAGTCATCGATGCGCAAAAATTATCCGCCAGATTCGTTTTACCATTTATACAGCTATAAACTCGCGAATACGCCGGTTCGGGCGGCAGTTGAGTTTTTGCGCATCGTCCGTATGGTGCGCCCTTATCACCGCAAAGTCACAACGCCAGTCTGCATCGTACAGGGGAAGCAGGACGGAATTGTTCCGGCCGTTACGGCGGACACACTGTATGAACAAATTGGCTCACAAGAAAAGCATCTGATTTATTCTGAACACGGCAAACACCATATTTGCTACAGTGACGACCGCCATGTATGGTTTTCGGAAGTCCTGCAGTTTCTGACTGAAGACTGA
- the murF gene encoding UDP-N-acetylmuramoyl-tripeptide--D-alanyl-D-alanine ligase — translation MKRNLSTIQQWLESEGQHIAQQQVTGVCIDSRNVQTGDLFIPFRGEHVNGHRFVPGAIEQGAVAALWLKDEPNPPADIPLIFVDDAEQALQQMARSYRAELTCTVIGVTGSNGKTSTKDLLAGVLSPYRNVKKTEGNFNNELGLPLTLLAVEDDTEVAILEMGMSGFGEISFLSKLAAPRFAVITNIGEAHMQDLGSREGIAKAKFEIIDGLADDGMLLYDGDEPLLQELVADQQPLRSASFGYTQADLTVQQIESTDKGSVFTVSGRLEGQFTIPVYGAHQVKNALAAILIAKELGLTEQQIEKSLAQTTLTDMRMQPVEGINGSLLINDAYNAAPTSMRAAFRFMKDTSVKENKWLVLGDMLELGPDEQRYHEELAEDLREMDLQGIALFGPRMKWLADQLTDYPGDVMWTSNDTELLADAIKPKLSEQTAVLFKGSRGMKLERIIEKLRVKTS, via the coding sequence GTGAAACGAAATCTATCAACGATCCAGCAATGGCTGGAGTCGGAAGGACAGCATATCGCACAGCAGCAAGTGACAGGGGTCTGCATCGATTCCCGGAATGTACAGACAGGAGATCTGTTCATTCCATTTAGAGGAGAACATGTAAATGGCCACCGATTCGTACCAGGCGCAATCGAGCAAGGCGCAGTCGCAGCTCTTTGGCTGAAAGACGAACCAAACCCGCCAGCGGATATTCCTCTGATATTTGTAGACGATGCAGAGCAGGCATTACAGCAAATGGCGCGCAGCTACCGCGCTGAATTGACATGTACGGTCATCGGGGTAACGGGCTCCAACGGCAAAACGTCCACAAAAGATCTTTTGGCAGGCGTCCTGTCACCTTACCGCAATGTGAAGAAAACAGAAGGCAACTTCAACAATGAACTCGGTTTGCCGCTGACCTTGCTGGCGGTCGAAGATGACACGGAAGTAGCGATACTTGAAATGGGAATGAGCGGATTCGGTGAGATCTCTTTCTTGTCTAAGCTTGCTGCACCCCGATTCGCGGTCATTACAAATATTGGGGAAGCCCATATGCAAGATCTGGGTTCCCGTGAAGGGATTGCAAAAGCTAAATTTGAAATTATTGACGGTTTGGCAGATGACGGCATGCTGCTGTATGACGGTGATGAGCCGCTGCTGCAGGAATTGGTGGCGGATCAGCAGCCGCTGCGCAGTGCCTCGTTTGGCTATACACAAGCGGATTTGACAGTACAGCAGATCGAGTCGACAGACAAAGGCAGTGTGTTTACTGTGTCCGGCCGGCTGGAAGGCCAGTTTACAATCCCGGTCTACGGTGCCCATCAAGTGAAAAATGCCCTGGCTGCAATCTTAATTGCAAAAGAACTAGGGTTGACGGAACAGCAGATTGAAAAATCACTGGCACAGACGACTTTGACAGATATGCGGATGCAGCCGGTGGAAGGGATCAACGGTTCATTGCTGATTAATGACGCGTATAACGCCGCACCTACTTCCATGCGCGCAGCTTTCCGTTTTATGAAGGACACTTCTGTGAAAGAAAATAAATGGCTCGTCCTTGGCGATATGCTGGAACTTGGTCCGGACGAACAGCGTTATCACGAAGAACTTGCGGAAGACTTGCGGGAAATGGATCTGCAGGGGATCGCGCTCTTTGGACCCCGGATGAAATGGCTGGCTGACCAGCTGACAGATTATCCCGGAGACGTCATGTGGACTTCGAATGACACGGAATTGCTGGCAGACGCAATAAAACCAAAGTTATCAGAGCAGACAGCGGTGCTATTCAAAGGCTCCAGAGGAATGAAATTGGAACGGATTATTGAAAAGCTCCGCGTGAAGACATCGTGA
- a CDS encoding D-alanine--D-alanine ligase translates to MKKRLGLVYGGKSAEHEVSLSTARAVTQALDLDKYEVLPIYITMQGEWLKGEPLTGPVAEIETLRLKNEQPQPDHIESFLQGDMPDVILPLLHGTNGEDGTVQGLFEVLNIPYAGNGVLASSAGMDKVVMKQLFAQAGLAQVAYVHFIRSAWKDHAEQLLDQAEQKLSYPMFVKPANLGSSVGISKAEDRASLQKAVDLALKFDRKIIIEQGITAREIEMAVLGNDHPKVSVAGEIRPVADFYDYEAKYQDQSTELSIPAEIPDAVTEHMKDMAIRAFKVLDCAGLVRADFFVTADDEVLINEVNTLPGFTPTSMFPLLWQKSGLTYPELIDQLIELAVERHTEKQQLQYTMD, encoded by the coding sequence ATGAAAAAACGGTTAGGATTAGTATATGGCGGGAAATCCGCGGAGCATGAAGTATCGCTGTCAACCGCGCGTGCAGTCACACAAGCGCTTGATTTAGATAAATATGAAGTGTTGCCGATCTACATTACGATGCAGGGCGAATGGCTAAAAGGCGAGCCGTTAACCGGACCTGTTGCAGAAATAGAAACATTGCGTCTGAAAAATGAACAGCCGCAGCCGGATCATATCGAAAGCTTTTTACAAGGGGATATGCCTGACGTGATTCTCCCCCTTCTGCATGGAACAAACGGCGAAGACGGAACTGTACAAGGGCTGTTTGAAGTGTTAAATATTCCGTATGCGGGCAATGGCGTCCTTGCTTCATCGGCAGGCATGGACAAAGTAGTGATGAAACAATTATTCGCGCAGGCAGGTTTAGCGCAAGTGGCGTATGTGCACTTCATCCGCAGCGCGTGGAAAGACCATGCAGAGCAGCTGCTGGATCAGGCCGAACAAAAATTATCTTATCCAATGTTCGTCAAACCGGCTAACCTGGGATCGAGCGTCGGTATCAGTAAAGCAGAAGACCGCGCATCTCTTCAGAAGGCTGTCGATTTGGCGTTAAAATTCGACCGCAAAATCATTATCGAACAGGGAATTACTGCCCGTGAAATTGAGATGGCAGTCCTTGGAAATGATCACCCCAAAGTATCAGTTGCAGGTGAAATCCGCCCGGTTGCCGACTTTTATGACTATGAAGCTAAATATCAAGATCAAAGTACAGAGTTATCGATACCTGCAGAAATCCCGGACGCTGTCACAGAGCATATGAAAGATATGGCGATCCGTGCATTTAAAGTGCTCGATTGTGCAGGACTTGTGCGTGCCGACTTTTTCGTCACGGCGGATGACGAGGTATTGATTAATGAAGTAAACACATTGCCTGGCTTTACACCGACGAGTATGTTTCCATTGCTTTGGCAGAAATCCGGTCTGACATATCCCGAACTGATCGATCAGCTGATTGAGCTGGCAGTGGAACGTCACACGGAAAAACAGCAATTACAATATACAATGGACTGA
- a CDS encoding FtsW/RodA/SpoVE family cell cycle protein, with amino-acid sequence MKQTNRLSERFDWTLAFIILLFAIISFFVIGSAQTSEQYTQNFVLKQVRWYVLGSFIVAMVMYFEPDQYKKFAWYFYGFGILLLIFLMLAPGGPGQIAEMRYNAKRWLHLPVIGTIQPAEFIKTFFILGLAKMVSTHNERSLHRTYATDLLLLGKIALMLIVPLFFIMNQPDLGTSLVFISITAAVVIVSGISWKLLVPIFSLGAVSAAGLLWMSIYAQDLLDKFGFSPYQFKRVYSWLDPYSYPTDEGYNLITAMTAIGSGELTGKGFMERVVYIPENHTDFIFSVIGEEYGFIGACVVITLYFILIYHLTKVALSLHDTFSVYVCTGVIAMITFHVFENIGMNIQLLPITGIPLPFISYGGSSLFSNMLAIGLIFSMKFHQRTYLFDADDDDLL; translated from the coding sequence TTGAAACAAACAAACAGGCTTAGTGAACGATTCGATTGGACACTCGCCTTTATCATTTTACTTTTTGCGATTATTAGTTTTTTTGTCATTGGATCTGCTCAAACGTCTGAGCAATATACGCAAAACTTCGTCTTAAAACAAGTCAGATGGTATGTACTCGGGTCCTTTATCGTTGCGATGGTCATGTATTTTGAACCTGATCAGTATAAAAAGTTCGCATGGTATTTCTATGGTTTCGGCATTCTTCTATTGATATTCTTAATGCTTGCACCCGGCGGACCGGGCCAGATTGCAGAAATGCGGTATAATGCCAAGCGCTGGCTGCATTTGCCGGTGATCGGCACCATTCAGCCTGCTGAGTTCATCAAAACTTTCTTTATTCTTGGTCTGGCCAAAATGGTCAGCACGCATAATGAACGTTCGCTCCACCGCACATACGCAACGGATTTACTTCTGCTGGGCAAAATTGCTTTGATGCTGATTGTGCCGTTATTCTTTATCATGAATCAGCCTGACCTTGGGACATCACTCGTATTTATTTCAATTACTGCTGCCGTTGTCATCGTGTCAGGCATTTCATGGAAGCTCCTCGTGCCAATCTTTTCTTTGGGGGCAGTTTCAGCTGCGGGGTTGCTGTGGATGTCCATCTACGCACAGGATCTGCTCGACAAATTCGGTTTTTCACCTTATCAGTTCAAGCGAGTTTATTCCTGGCTTGATCCGTATTCGTACCCTACCGATGAAGGGTATAACCTGATTACGGCAATGACCGCCATCGGTTCGGGGGAGCTGACAGGCAAAGGGTTTATGGAACGCGTTGTCTATATTCCAGAAAATCATACAGATTTTATTTTTAGTGTCATCGGTGAAGAATACGGCTTTATCGGCGCCTGCGTGGTCATTACATTGTATTTCATTTTGATTTATCACTTAACGAAAGTCGCGCTTTCCCTGCATGACACGTTCAGTGTCTATGTCTGTACAGGCGTTATCGCGATGATTACGTTCCATGTGTTTGAGAACATCGGCATGAATATCCAGCTGCTGCCAATTACAGGGATTCCCCTTCCGTTCATCAGTTACGGGGGCAGCTCTTTGTTCAGTAATATGCTGGCGATTGGCCTAATTTTCAGTATGAAGTTCCATCAGCGAACGTATCTGTTCGATGCAGATGATGATGACTTACTGTAA
- a CDS encoding zinc ribbon domain-containing protein YjdM: protein MSTLPNCPKCQSEYTYEDGNLLVCPECAYEWTAESMEESEQSGVPEVRDVNGNILQDGDSVTVIKDLKVKGSSNALKMGTKVKGIRLVDGDHNIDCKIDGFGAMQLKSEFVKKI from the coding sequence ATGTCAACTTTACCTAATTGTCCAAAATGCCAATCCGAATATACATACGAAGATGGAAACCTTCTCGTTTGTCCGGAATGTGCATATGAGTGGACAGCTGAATCAATGGAGGAATCCGAGCAGTCCGGAGTGCCTGAGGTCAGAGACGTAAACGGAAACATTTTGCAGGACGGCGATTCCGTAACGGTGATTAAGGATTTAAAAGTTAAAGGAAGCTCAAACGCTTTAAAAATGGGCACGAAAGTGAAAGGTATCCGTTTAGTCGACGGTGACCATAATATCGATTGTAAAATTGATGGTTTTGGTGCTATGCAGCTGAAATCGGAGTTTGTTAAGAAAATCTAA
- a CDS encoding Lmo0850 family protein: MAKEMDFKKIISNLAKLGVSAKLTKSRSDMLQALTPAVQAPPVQPN; encoded by the coding sequence GTGGCTAAAGAAATGGACTTCAAGAAGATTATTTCCAATTTGGCGAAGCTTGGTGTTTCCGCAAAACTCACAAAATCCAGAAGTGACATGTTGCAGGCACTGACGCCCGCCGTGCAAGCACCGCCAGTACAACCGAATTGA
- a CDS encoding metal-sensing transcriptional repressor — protein sequence MEVSCRKSHHPEDVKKNLIHRLNRVEGQIRGIKSMVERDVYCDDIITQLSAAQSALNSVANVLLDGHLKGCVKNRLAEGDEEVLDELVKTISKLIRK from the coding sequence ATGGAAGTCTCCTGCCGTAAAAGTCATCATCCCGAAGATGTCAAAAAGAATTTGATTCATCGGCTGAACCGCGTGGAAGGTCAGATCCGCGGCATTAAAAGCATGGTGGAACGGGATGTGTACTGTGATGATATTATTACCCAGCTTTCCGCTGCTCAATCCGCATTAAACAGCGTGGCGAATGTTTTATTGGACGGACATTTAAAAGGCTGTGTCAAAAACAGACTGGCTGAAGGCGATGAAGAAGTACTGGATGAACTGGTCAAAACCATATCAAAATTAATTAGAAAATAG
- the copZ gene encoding copper chaperone CopZ: MKETTLKVTGMTCNHCVQAVEGALTELPGVERALVDLKANTVAVQYDDAAVTVAQMTEAVEDQGYDVEA; the protein is encoded by the coding sequence ATGAAAGAAACTACATTAAAGGTTACAGGCATGACATGCAATCACTGTGTACAGGCAGTTGAAGGAGCTTTAACTGAATTACCGGGAGTAGAACGTGCATTGGTTGATTTAAAAGCAAATACAGTTGCCGTACAGTACGATGATGCTGCTGTAACAGTGGCTCAGATGACAGAAGCTGTTGAAGATCAGGGGTATGATGTCGAAGCCTGA
- a CDS encoding heavy metal translocating P-type ATPase, whose product MNELKRDITITGMTCAACANRIEKGLQRTEGVTAAHVNFATEKASVTFDTSQIGLTEVEDRIRKLGYDVLMEEVNLNISGMTCAACSARIEKVLSRMPGIHSATINLALETGHVVYDPAALELADILQKIKKVGYEAVPRTEESADQTDHRQKEIQEKTRKLIISAILSLPLLWTMFAHFSFTSWMYVPNIFMNPYFQWVLATPVQFWIGATFYKGAYSALRNGSANMDVLVALGTSAAYFYSVYLVLIGSVHGLYFETSAVLITLILLGKLFEARAKGRSSEAIQKLMRLQPQTAVVERGGEIAEIPIHEVVHGDILVIRPGSSIPVDGIVLSGSSAVDESMLTGESLPVDKQGGDEVFAATVNANGSLRVEASNVGKDTMLSTIIRVVEEAQGSKAPIQRLADQISGVFVPIVVGISVLTFLVWYFAVSPGDFAAALTSMIAVLVIACPCALGLATPTSIMAGSGRAAEEGVLFKTAEAMEQTRSIDTIVFDKTGTITKGLPELTDFHVRTKDSRDSLLALAAASESDSEHPVAKAITAYGVDQLSSLPAVDAFEAIPGYGIKTEVEGKVILLGTKKLLSQYDVTFDPQIASVDQMEGQGKTVMFMAVDGVHEAVIAVADTIKDTSKQAISELRAMNLDVIMLTGDQQMTAQAIADTAGIDHVIAGVLPDRKAEVIRSLQDEGKRVAMVGDGINDAPALAVADIGMAMGTGTAVAMEAADVTLMHGDLLRVVDTVKMSELTVRNIKQNLFWALAYNSIGIPIAAAGLLAPWLAGAAMAFSSVSVVLNALRLQRVKLH is encoded by the coding sequence ATGAATGAACTAAAAAGAGATATTACGATAACAGGCATGACGTGTGCTGCCTGCGCTAACCGGATTGAAAAAGGCCTTCAGCGAACTGAAGGTGTAACAGCAGCACATGTCAATTTTGCTACAGAGAAAGCGTCAGTTACATTCGATACGAGCCAAATCGGTTTGACAGAAGTAGAAGACCGAATCCGCAAACTCGGATATGATGTATTGATGGAAGAAGTGAACCTGAATATCAGCGGCATGACATGCGCAGCCTGTTCCGCGCGGATTGAAAAGGTGTTGTCGCGCATGCCTGGCATTCATTCCGCCACAATCAACTTGGCGCTGGAGACAGGTCATGTCGTTTACGATCCCGCCGCCTTAGAGCTGGCAGATATTTTGCAGAAAATCAAAAAGGTTGGCTATGAAGCTGTTCCCCGTACCGAAGAGTCGGCGGATCAGACCGACCACCGGCAAAAAGAAATTCAGGAAAAGACGCGTAAGCTGATCATTTCCGCCATCCTTTCCCTTCCGCTGCTGTGGACGATGTTCGCGCACTTCTCATTCACTTCCTGGATGTATGTGCCGAATATCTTTATGAATCCCTATTTCCAATGGGTATTGGCAACACCCGTGCAATTCTGGATTGGGGCAACGTTTTATAAAGGCGCGTACTCCGCATTGCGCAATGGCAGCGCCAATATGGATGTGCTCGTTGCGCTTGGGACGTCTGCTGCCTATTTCTATTCGGTCTATCTGGTTCTGATCGGTTCAGTGCACGGACTGTATTTTGAAACAAGCGCGGTCTTGATCACTTTAATTTTATTAGGAAAATTATTTGAAGCGCGTGCCAAAGGGCGGTCTTCGGAAGCTATTCAAAAACTGATGAGACTGCAGCCGCAAACAGCGGTTGTGGAACGCGGTGGAGAAATAGCCGAAATTCCGATTCACGAAGTAGTGCATGGGGATATTCTAGTCATTCGTCCGGGCTCTTCCATCCCTGTCGACGGAATCGTTCTGTCTGGATCTTCCGCTGTGGATGAGTCGATGCTGACCGGTGAAAGTCTGCCTGTCGACAAACAAGGCGGAGATGAAGTATTTGCTGCTACTGTAAATGCCAACGGTTCATTGCGGGTAGAAGCGTCGAATGTAGGAAAAGATACGATGTTATCTACTATCATTCGCGTTGTGGAAGAAGCACAAGGATCAAAAGCGCCGATTCAACGGCTGGCTGACCAAATTTCCGGTGTATTCGTGCCAATCGTGGTAGGGATTTCAGTCCTCACATTCCTTGTATGGTATTTCGCAGTTTCACCAGGTGATTTTGCCGCAGCTCTCACCAGTATGATTGCGGTATTGGTTATTGCCTGTCCATGCGCACTCGGTCTTGCCACCCCTACTTCCATCATGGCTGGGTCAGGACGTGCTGCAGAAGAAGGCGTATTATTCAAAACGGCTGAAGCGATGGAGCAGACGCGTTCTATCGATACAATCGTTTTTGATAAAACCGGCACCATCACGAAAGGGCTTCCGGAATTAACGGATTTCCATGTACGCACGAAAGATTCCCGTGATTCATTGCTGGCACTTGCCGCCGCGTCAGAAAGTGACTCAGAGCACCCTGTCGCAAAAGCCATCACAGCGTACGGGGTCGATCAGCTTTCTTCATTGCCGGCTGTCGATGCATTCGAGGCAATTCCCGGTTATGGAATTAAAACAGAAGTTGAAGGAAAAGTAATTTTACTCGGAACGAAGAAACTGCTTTCTCAGTACGACGTCACGTTTGACCCGCAGATTGCTTCTGTTGACCAAATGGAAGGACAAGGGAAAACGGTAATGTTTATGGCAGTTGATGGTGTGCATGAGGCAGTTATTGCGGTCGCAGATACTATTAAAGACACGTCCAAACAGGCGATTTCCGAATTGCGCGCTATGAACCTGGACGTGATCATGCTGACAGGTGACCAGCAAATGACGGCACAAGCCATCGCCGATACTGCCGGCATCGACCATGTGATCGCAGGCGTGCTGCCGGATCGTAAAGCAGAAGTAATCCGCTCACTGCAAGACGAAGGAAAACGCGTCGCCATGGTTGGTGACGGAATTAACGATGCACCTGCCCTTGCTGTTGCAGATATCGGAATGGCGATGGGAACGGGTACGGCCGTCGCAATGGAGGCAGCAGACGTGACACTGATGCATGGTGACCTGCTGCGTGTGGTTGATACAGTGAAAATGAGTGAATTGACCGTCCGGAATATTAAACAAAACTTATTCTGGGCACTGGCCTATAATTCGATCGGTATTCCCATCGCAGCCGCAGGTTTACTGGCACCATGGTTAGCAGGTGCTGCTATGGCATTCAGCTCGGTTTCTGTCGTCTTGAACGCTTTACGTTTACAGCGCGTGAAACTGCATTAA